GGTCACCTTTTCGGGATACATGATCCCGCTGATACCCTGCTGCCGGCAGTAGCTCCGATAGTCAAACTGCCCCGGATTCGAAGGTGGCGGCGGAGATTCGAGAACTCCCCGAACACATAGTATTTCCCCATACCTGTGGACTTTGCGGCTCTTTGCCGCGGTAGCCGGAACAGGGGTGTTCCGGAGCCTTACCAATATTTTTGCGCTGATTTTTTCAGTATCTTTATTTCCTCCCTTCAGCTCATTGATTTTGAAGATGTAATCTGTCGTATTTTCCCTTACCACCGGTTCCTCGCAAATCATACCGCAAACTTCTATATTTTTGTTCACCAGATAACGGTCGGCAGTTGCCAGCCGGTCAAGAGCATAATGCTGCCGCAAAGCCCCCAGAAAAACAAAGGCCAGCAAAATATAAACAGAAGTTTTGCGCCAGGAAAAAAACTTGTTAAACAGGACCAGCGCAGTAGATAAAATTAAACCTGAAATCAAAAGGCCCCTGGGCAGGGGCAGGTAAGTGGCAGTGATAATACCTAAAATAAAACATGCCGTATAATGGACAAAAACCTTTTTCATAGCAGATACCTCGAATATTCAACCGGCATCGTCATATGGTAATTAGATCCTTCAGCTTGGCAAATTTCTGGTCGCCAATACCCGACACCTTCTTTAAATCACTGATGTTTTTAAAGCCACCGTTACTTTGCCGGTATTCGATAATTCTTTCCGCCAAAGCGGGTCCTATGCCGGGCAGACTGTCCAATTCTTTGGCGGAAGCGGTATTAATATTGACCTTCCCCGTGGGACCTGCGGGTCGAACACCGGAACCGGGGGAAGCAACCGGCGGTTGCGCGGAAGTAAAACGGTTAACCTCTCCCTGTCTGGGCACATAAATTTTTTGTTGGTCAACAACCAACTCGGCCAGGTTTAATGCGTTCAGGTCAGCCCTGGAACTGGGGATAGCCAAGCGGACGGCGTCGGCAACTCGCGCCCCCTGCGGCAGCCAGTATAATCCGGGCTTATTCACTGCGCCCACGATATGAAAGTAAACCATTTGGGCAACCCGGTCTTCCTCCGGGCTTTCTCCTTTCTGCCCGGCTTCCGCGGTTTTAGCTGCTCCTCTTCCCTCATCCGCAGCATCATTTTCCTCATCGGTTTCAGTCATCACCGTTTCATATGGGTTTGTCAGCCCGGAACCGGCCAGGCGGTATCCCAGTCCGAAAACCAGCGCCAACACTATAATTATTATCAACATTATTTCTTTTCTTTTCAAATCAATTTCCATAATAATCCTCTCCAATCCTCCCAATTTTAAATACATAATTGCC
This genomic window from Thermincola ferriacetica contains:
- a CDS encoding helix-hairpin-helix domain-containing protein — its product is MEIDLKRKEIMLIIIIVLALVFGLGYRLAGSGLTNPYETVMTETDEENDAADEGRGAAKTAEAGQKGESPEEDRVAQMVYFHIVGAVNKPGLYWLPQGARVADAVRLAIPSSRADLNALNLAELVVDQQKIYVPRQGEVNRFTSAQPPVASPGSGVRPAGPTGKVNINTASAKELDSLPGIGPALAERIIEYRQSNGGFKNISDLKKVSGIGDQKFAKLKDLITI